A section of the Candidatus Limnocylindrales bacterium genome encodes:
- the rplI gene encoding 50S ribosomal protein L9, with protein sequence MQVILKQDVEKLGKRWDQVKVADGYARNYLIPKGLAMEATPQNLMILKRFQEAEARKKQKELEQAEQIAKKIRSLSCVITRQAGEGDKLFGSVTSIDIANFLEENKIQIDRKKIDLEEPIKSLGVFRVPIKLHPEVIAELKVKVVKEENPK encoded by the coding sequence ATGCAGGTGATTTTAAAACAGGATGTAGAAAAGCTGGGTAAACGGTGGGACCAGGTTAAGGTAGCAGATGGATATGCCAGGAATTATTTGATTCCAAAAGGATTAGCCATGGAAGCTACTCCCCAGAATCTGATGATCCTTAAGCGGTTCCAGGAGGCTGAAGCAAGGAAGAAACAAAAAGAATTGGAACAGGCTGAACAGATCGCCAAGAAAATCAGAAGTTTATCTTGTGTTATTACAAGACAGGCCGGGGAAGGTGATAAACTCTTCGGATCGGTAACATCCATCGATATCGCTAACTTTCTAGAAGAAAATAAAATTCAGATAGACCGAAAGAAAATCGATCTGGAAGAACCCATTAAATCTCTTGGGGTGTTCAGGGTTCCGATCAAGCTTCATCCCGAAGTTATTGCAGAGCTTAAAGTTAAAGTTGTTAAGGAAGAAAATCCAAAGTAG
- a CDS encoding lipocalin-like domain-containing protein, with the protein MSLKIIKYLGIMALLLSLILLWDYPGRGQQEPSQTTQKSSQKVKDRFVGTWKLVSWEMQRSNGEKIQPPFGQDATGWIMYDANGHMCVQIMRPNRTKFSSDNLLEGGTPEEKKAAYEGYIAYCSTYTVNEEEGFVIHHIELSLFPNWLGMDQKRFFEFSGDRLTLRPPPFLYAGEQATARLTWERLK; encoded by the coding sequence GTGAGTTTAAAAATTATAAAATATCTAGGTATAATGGCCCTTCTCTTAAGTTTAATCCTCTTATGGGATTACCCCGGCAGAGGTCAGCAAGAGCCTTCTCAGACGACCCAGAAGTCTTCTCAAAAGGTCAAAGACCGATTTGTTGGAACCTGGAAGCTTGTTTCTTGGGAGATGCAAAGATCAAACGGTGAAAAGATCCAACCCCCTTTTGGACAAGATGCAACCGGTTGGATCATGTATGATGCGAATGGGCACATGTGTGTTCAGATTATGCGTCCCAATCGTACGAAGTTTTCTTCAGATAATCTTTTGGAGGGAGGGACTCCAGAGGAGAAAAAGGCTGCTTATGAAGGATACATCGCTTATTGTAGTACCTATACAGTCAACGAAGAGGAGGGTTTTGTCATTCATCATATAGAACTCAGTTTATTTCCCAACTGGTTAGGTATGGATCAGAAGCGATTCTTCGAGTTCTCCGGGGATCGGTTGACGCTCAGGCCGCCTCCTTTCCTGTATGCCGGTGAACAGGCGACTGCGCGTCTTACCTGGGAGCGCTTAAAGTAA
- a CDS encoding ABC transporter ATP-binding protein, which translates to MGPGSHNHAKSEVYRLKNVVKKREKGGNLFELRIPELILWEGEFIAIVGESGCGKSTLLDMLGLIMRPTRAEEFTVCIPQTGVEHSIMDLSEGELANIRKSHLGYVLQTGGLLSFLTAKENILLPCSINGMNQVEDHIQTLVMRLKIADQLNKKPQFLSGGQRQRVAIARALAHRPSIVLADEPTAAVDKLTAYEIRDQFKELTRQIGVTLLIVTHDKHLVEGVVDRTFTFDVHKESNEYTYSECREGSSETLRGNK; encoded by the coding sequence ATGGGTCCAGGTTCTCATAATCACGCTAAGTCTGAGGTGTATCGTTTAAAGAATGTCGTCAAGAAAAGAGAAAAAGGTGGGAATTTATTTGAACTTAGAATTCCTGAACTTATCCTTTGGGAAGGAGAGTTTATTGCCATTGTAGGAGAAAGCGGATGTGGGAAGAGTACACTGTTGGATATGCTGGGTTTGATTATGCGACCGACCCGGGCAGAGGAATTTACAGTTTGTATCCCTCAAACAGGAGTTGAACATTCCATTATGGACTTATCTGAGGGAGAGCTGGCTAATATCCGAAAATCCCATCTAGGTTATGTGTTGCAAACGGGTGGTCTGCTTTCGTTTTTAACGGCTAAGGAAAATATTCTTTTGCCGTGCTCGATTAATGGGATGAACCAGGTGGAAGACCATATCCAGACCCTTGTCATGCGGTTAAAGATTGCCGATCAGTTGAACAAAAAACCGCAGTTTCTATCGGGTGGACAACGCCAGCGAGTTGCCATTGCCCGTGCGCTGGCGCATCGCCCTTCTATTGTTTTAGCCGATGAGCCGACGGCGGCAGTGGATAAACTTACAGCCTATGAAATTAGAGATCAGTTCAAGGAATTAACCCGACAGATCGGTGTCACACTTTTGATAGTAACCCATGATAAACACCTGGTGGAGGGAGTGGTAGATCGAACGTTTACCTTTGATGTGCATAAAGAGAGTAATGAGTATACTTACTCGGAATGTAGGGAGGGGTCATCGGAAACCCTCAGAGGGAATAAATAA
- a CDS encoding LOG family protein yields the protein MNTDPLSNPDSETYITQLLNLYKDSPNTELVKGIILNILKLLENNTDRGDIKIIYNTLKDMGQALRTFAPYRHIRKVSIFGSARIPETDPEFEQAVKFAEKIREHGFMIITGAGNGIMKAAQKGAGREHSFGVNIRLPFEQQANEYIRGDPKLIHFKYFFTRKLFFIKETHAAVFFPGGFGTLDEAFESLTLVQTGKSMPLPLVFLDIPGGTYWSEWKTHIEQHMLKRGLISPEDLHLFKVTDHVDEACEEILNFYKVYHSLRYVKNQLIIRLQKPIEPELLDILNAEFKDILAQDRIQQTHAAYEGLDEGDLANLPRLVFYFNRKSFGRLRQMIDRINKGI from the coding sequence ATGAATACAGATCCCCTTTCAAATCCAGACAGCGAAACCTATATTACTCAGCTACTTAATTTATATAAGGATTCCCCCAATACCGAACTTGTTAAGGGTATTATTTTAAATATCTTAAAGCTGTTAGAAAACAATACCGATCGTGGTGATATTAAAATCATTTATAATACCTTGAAAGATATGGGGCAGGCGCTCAGAACTTTTGCACCCTATCGACATATTCGAAAGGTAAGCATTTTCGGTTCTGCCCGAATTCCAGAAACAGATCCTGAATTTGAACAGGCCGTTAAGTTTGCTGAGAAAATTAGGGAGCATGGATTTATGATCATCACCGGAGCGGGGAATGGAATTATGAAGGCGGCCCAAAAGGGAGCCGGTCGAGAACATAGTTTTGGGGTTAATATCCGGTTGCCCTTCGAGCAACAAGCCAATGAGTATATTCGAGGCGATCCGAAGCTTATTCATTTTAAATATTTCTTTACCAGAAAGCTGTTCTTTATCAAAGAGACCCATGCGGCTGTGTTCTTCCCAGGAGGTTTTGGTACCCTGGATGAAGCCTTTGAATCCTTGACTCTGGTTCAGACTGGTAAGTCTATGCCCCTTCCCCTTGTTTTTTTAGATATCCCTGGAGGAACTTACTGGTCGGAGTGGAAAACCCATATTGAACAGCATATGCTTAAAAGAGGGCTTATCTCTCCGGAAGACCTCCACCTTTTTAAGGTTACCGATCATGTGGATGAGGCTTGTGAGGAGATTCTAAACTTCTACAAAGTTTACCATTCCCTCCGCTATGTAAAAAATCAACTCATTATTCGGTTACAAAAGCCTATTGAACCTGAGTTGTTGGATATCTTGAACGCTGAATTTAAGGATATCCTGGCCCAGGATAGGATACAACAAACACACGCCGCCTATGAGGGTCTGGACGAGGGGGATCTGGCCAACCTGCCTCGATTGGTCTTTTATTTTAACCGCAAAAGCTTCGGTCGGTTACGTCAGATGATCGACCGGATCAACAAGGGGATATAG
- a CDS encoding S41 family peptidase: MDPQKWAFLFFFCLFFGFKTSSTYSQDQDIPFYLEAINQIQKNAFYLEPGTKPQDIVRETLKAYLKNLDRFSTYLSPEEYASFKASQKSRYVGIGMDIEVTSSDRILCIPHAHGPAEKAGIKFGDILESVNDISVSGKSLMDVSILVRGEAGKEVVLKVRRGDQLKTFRVKRKEIQARSVWITWQGTLPVITLSSFKSNTQRELKNLLLTLGEVSQMVLDLRGNPGGDLNEAVDSAMLFLDKNKKIVSIKTRAGVSIQYKSTSLPTNRTSQLFLWQDKRTASAAEVFIAALVQNDRARSIGEKTYGKGIMQDVIELKDGSALILTTALLQTPNGTLYHGKGLEPTDPLNIPSPETDHYLAKVRQLIEQENLSHPTSSIKTKSESIDTPSSMGNNFSEASVPSIPPKIEQEIPPVTYLVCLDKGYRIQEEAKNSVLEIRSSLNHFSDLYLLQRRTPEGIKFMACVGSFKSIQEAEHEQVRISKAMNLPVFIKEIRVEDSGGKVSKPTTYKRNGKISHPSDTSDLACYVDRSC, from the coding sequence ATGGACCCACAGAAATGGGCTTTTCTATTCTTTTTCTGCTTGTTTTTTGGATTCAAGACTTCCTCGACCTATTCCCAAGACCAGGATATCCCTTTTTATCTTGAGGCCATTAACCAGATTCAAAAAAATGCCTTTTATTTAGAGCCGGGAACCAAACCCCAGGATATTGTTCGGGAAACTCTCAAAGCCTATTTAAAAAACCTGGATCGTTTCTCCACCTATTTATCTCCGGAAGAATACGCCTCTTTTAAGGCATCTCAGAAAAGCCGCTATGTGGGTATAGGAATGGATATCGAAGTGACTTCCTCCGATCGGATTCTTTGTATTCCCCATGCCCATGGACCTGCGGAGAAAGCGGGGATTAAATTCGGTGATATTCTTGAATCGGTTAATGACATAAGCGTTTCAGGAAAATCTCTTATGGATGTGAGTATCCTGGTAAGGGGTGAAGCCGGAAAGGAAGTTGTCCTCAAAGTTCGACGCGGAGACCAATTGAAAACCTTCAGGGTGAAACGTAAAGAAATACAGGCCAGGTCTGTGTGGATAACCTGGCAGGGAACCCTTCCGGTGATTACCCTCTCATCTTTTAAAAGCAATACCCAACGTGAGCTTAAAAACCTCCTTCTTACTTTGGGAGAAGTGTCTCAAATGGTTCTTGATCTACGAGGAAATCCGGGGGGAGATCTAAATGAGGCCGTTGATTCAGCCATGTTATTTTTAGATAAAAATAAAAAAATCGTAAGTATCAAAACCCGAGCCGGAGTGAGTATCCAGTATAAAAGTACCAGTCTTCCCACAAATAGAACCTCTCAGCTCTTTTTATGGCAGGACAAAAGAACAGCCAGTGCCGCCGAGGTTTTCATCGCTGCTTTGGTGCAAAATGACCGTGCCAGGTCCATAGGTGAAAAAACTTATGGAAAGGGGATAATGCAGGATGTCATCGAATTAAAAGATGGCTCTGCCCTTATTCTTACAACGGCCTTGCTACAAACCCCCAACGGCACCCTGTATCATGGAAAAGGACTTGAACCTACTGATCCTTTGAACATTCCCTCGCCGGAAACAGATCATTACTTGGCAAAAGTTAGACAGTTAATAGAACAGGAAAATTTGTCCCATCCTACATCTTCTATAAAAACAAAATCCGAGTCTATAGATACCCCATCTTCTATGGGAAATAATTTCTCTGAAGCCTCCGTTCCTTCAATCCCTCCGAAGATAGAACAAGAAATTCCTCCTGTTACTTATCTCGTCTGCTTGGATAAAGGTTACAGGATCCAAGAGGAGGCGAAAAATTCCGTTTTGGAAATTCGATCATCCCTTAATCACTTTTCTGATCTCTATTTACTTCAGAGAAGGACTCCAGAAGGGATTAAATTTATGGCCTGTGTTGGTAGCTTTAAAAGTATCCAGGAAGCCGAACACGAGCAGGTGAGAATATCTAAAGCAATGAATCTCCCCGTGTTTATTAAAGAAATCAGGGTTGAGGACTCTGGTGGAAAGGTTTCTAAGCCAACAACTTACAAAAGAAATGGCAAGATCTCTCATCCCTCCGATACCTCTGATTTAGCCTGTTATGTGGACCGTTCTTGTTGA
- a CDS encoding Lrp/AsnC ligand binding domain-containing protein: MRAIFIFIKVDLGRVKEVADKLIEVDEASEVYSVAGEYDILAKFYVSDLEALGEIIQTKVHTIPHIRETHTLITFNAFKTPHIKVESVGDRPHKYAPRLVE, translated from the coding sequence ATGCGTGCCATTTTTATTTTTATCAAGGTCGATTTAGGTCGCGTTAAAGAAGTAGCTGATAAACTCATCGAGGTCGATGAAGCCTCGGAGGTATATTCCGTTGCCGGAGAATATGATATCTTAGCGAAATTCTATGTTTCTGATCTGGAAGCCCTGGGGGAGATTATCCAGACCAAAGTACATACCATTCCCCACATCCGGGAAACCCATACCCTTATTACCTTTAATGCCTTTAAAACACCGCACATAAAAGTGGAATCGGTAGGAGATAGACCCCATAAATATGCCCCTCGCCTGGTGGAATGA
- a CDS encoding vWA domain-containing protein encodes MIPFRRCLILFVALFWVGGMYSDVFAQQRKPVTVPGKTFLPLRVLARPFSHIYKKPDGEILVEDVPVFQSYFVYTRPDVSTTSTTTKGWYEVGSDVRGKVLGWMKAEDVMEWKQTLCLSYTHPGGRKPVLMFEKLEPLRELLKSPEDQRKQAAEKYYQDIESGNISKDFPVISKEPNDYIDIVEQFYLLPILEYAPFEIDGIEGRLLKVAAATKSERGGGNLKNLIGTSETEVVAAKKSGGGNQQNPEESSQSLEEPSQSPETIQTHPESIPSNSEVVRKVQMDIVYVVDMTSSMDPYIQATLETIKNMTLTITQNAEVAKSVKFGLWGYRDSLEIPDIEFVTKNFTPELQQVSDFVNTLAGVHAKSGGDYPEDVFSGVDGAMRQTKWTEDALHMLILIGDAPSHEPGHKWNQSGQSADTLRTFASDNGFYIFALHIKDQRAKAFWDLAERQFQTLSKNPGLQGESSYWSVDSKDKAGFDKASQEIASKLVYIIEQAKEGKIVDVASTTSTGKSEKPSQKEDVGAKVLKMGYAALVQWLGREKGTKAPPDITAWITDKDLMDPNIPSLEVRVLVTKNELDSLKTVLQEIMTAGRAGMIGGQDFFKALQAVPSVAARAGDQIRNAKTLAESGLLPEFMLDLPYRSRIMEMSNELWASWSPDQQEEFLHEIDAKIKLYAAIHDNPKGWIALNPGDDPSEYVHPISLEALP; translated from the coding sequence ATGATACCTTTTAGACGATGCCTTATCCTATTTGTTGCCCTGTTTTGGGTAGGTGGAATGTATTCTGATGTATTTGCCCAGCAGCGAAAACCTGTTACCGTACCGGGGAAAACATTTCTGCCATTGCGGGTACTGGCCCGGCCTTTCTCTCATATCTATAAAAAACCCGACGGGGAAATTCTAGTGGAAGATGTCCCTGTATTTCAATCTTATTTTGTCTATACCCGTCCGGATGTGAGTACTACGTCGACAACAACTAAAGGTTGGTATGAAGTGGGTAGCGATGTGCGGGGTAAAGTTCTCGGCTGGATGAAAGCAGAAGACGTCATGGAATGGAAGCAGACCCTATGCCTTTCCTATACCCACCCAGGGGGTAGAAAACCCGTATTAATGTTTGAAAAGCTTGAACCTTTACGAGAGCTTCTGAAATCACCGGAGGATCAACGCAAACAGGCGGCGGAGAAATATTACCAGGATATCGAATCGGGAAATATTTCCAAAGATTTTCCTGTTATCTCTAAGGAGCCCAATGACTATATCGATATTGTTGAGCAATTCTATCTTCTCCCCATCCTGGAATACGCGCCTTTTGAAATTGATGGGATCGAAGGAAGACTCCTTAAAGTAGCAGCAGCAACAAAGTCGGAAAGAGGTGGAGGAAACCTTAAGAATCTTATAGGAACTTCAGAAACCGAAGTTGTTGCGGCAAAAAAGTCGGGAGGAGGAAATCAGCAAAACCCGGAGGAGTCTTCCCAAAGCCTGGAAGAACCTTCCCAAAGCCCTGAAACAATCCAGACGCATCCTGAATCTATTCCAAGTAATTCTGAAGTAGTCAGAAAGGTGCAAATGGATATCGTCTATGTAGTGGATATGACCAGCAGTATGGACCCGTATATACAGGCCACTTTAGAGACCATCAAAAACATGACTTTAACCATAACCCAAAATGCTGAAGTTGCCAAGAGTGTTAAATTTGGTTTGTGGGGTTATCGGGATTCTCTGGAAATACCTGATATAGAGTTTGTTACTAAAAATTTTACCCCAGAGCTCCAGCAGGTAAGTGATTTTGTAAATACGCTGGCCGGAGTTCATGCAAAATCCGGTGGAGATTATCCTGAAGATGTTTTCTCCGGAGTCGATGGGGCCATGCGGCAAACCAAATGGACCGAGGACGCTCTTCATATGCTTATCCTGATAGGAGACGCCCCAAGCCACGAGCCGGGCCATAAATGGAACCAATCGGGACAAAGTGCAGATACGTTGCGGACCTTTGCCAGTGATAACGGTTTTTATATTTTTGCCCTCCATATCAAGGATCAAAGGGCAAAGGCGTTTTGGGACCTTGCAGAAAGGCAGTTCCAGACCCTCTCCAAAAATCCAGGATTACAAGGAGAGTCCTCCTACTGGAGCGTGGATTCAAAAGATAAAGCCGGATTTGACAAGGCCTCTCAAGAAATCGCCAGTAAGCTTGTCTATATCATAGAGCAGGCTAAAGAGGGGAAGATTGTGGATGTGGCCTCTACTACTTCTACAGGTAAATCGGAGAAGCCTTCTCAAAAAGAGGACGTTGGTGCTAAGGTCCTGAAGATGGGCTATGCTGCCCTGGTTCAATGGCTTGGTCGGGAAAAAGGAACCAAAGCTCCGCCAGATATCACAGCCTGGATTACCGACAAAGACCTTATGGATCCGAATATCCCATCTCTGGAGGTACGGGTCTTGGTCACCAAAAATGAACTGGATTCATTGAAAACGGTCCTTCAAGAAATCATGACGGCCGGTAGGGCTGGTATGATCGGAGGCCAGGATTTCTTTAAAGCCCTGCAGGCAGTTCCCAGTGTCGCCGCACGGGCTGGAGATCAGATTAGAAACGCAAAAACATTGGCCGAAAGCGGGCTTCTCCCTGAATTTATGCTGGATTTACCCTATAGAAGCCGAATTATGGAGATGAGTAACGAACTATGGGCCAGTTGGAGCCCGGATCAGCAGGAGGAATTTCTCCATGAGATCGATGCCAAAATAAAACTCTACGCAGCCATCCATGATAATCCCAAAGGATGGATTGCCCTGAATCCGGGAGATGATCCCAGTGAATACGTTCACCCCATCAGTTTAGAAGCCTTGCCATAA
- a CDS encoding FtsX-like permease family protein, giving the protein MSALEEKVVIHKVRRSKGSVLWLSWADLRHEWILTLCLITAITAVLSPLFILFGLKYGLITIYTHYMTQNPVNREMRPLSSRSYDKAWFEEIRQRPEVAFIIPNTRQLSATIIAHVKDKEKKEELELIPTAEGDPLILENGMQVPYSGECVLTQYAAEALEAKIGDTLIATASRIVKGKYEYGSVELRVAGILPLRASVRKLMYVQLHILEAVERFKDGQAVPELGWSGDIPKAYPQYDGLVVITPQGLEEVQKRELLIGTGFTKFEELNNDTLLSKTGFQVFPEMGIYFLSTASKSVGEDSIKNVKRKLSGKKAFVFPYVSPIMARLVDSSQKEMASLNLYALSVDPKKVEEIGISPVPPWGESQTSTQEILKIMLPPDLFPGEENLFLKVIKEDKFLMFPVSVVSERSPINGMAFIPTGLAGILRLYQSRDLHYDENHKEFVLARRGYASFRMYARTIYDVDGLRQFFEKQSLPVQSAAEEIRKVIELTTYLDLIFWLIATVGISGTVASLIASLYASVERKKRELGVLRLIGLSGAALFRFPIYQGILLGIGGFLLAITLFGIFSMLINSLFKPHVERLLGFSLSTLNVQQNLCQIPILYILGAWIGTLLIAGCAAMTAAFRVNQIEPAEALRDE; this is encoded by the coding sequence ATGTCTGCTCTTGAGGAGAAGGTTGTAATTCATAAAGTAAGAAGGTCGAAGGGAAGTGTGCTATGGCTATCCTGGGCCGATCTTCGGCACGAGTGGATTTTAACACTTTGTTTGATAACCGCCATTACCGCCGTTTTATCTCCCTTGTTTATTCTATTTGGCCTAAAATACGGCCTTATTACCATTTATACCCATTACATGACGCAAAATCCTGTTAACCGGGAGATGAGGCCCCTCAGCAGCCGATCCTATGATAAAGCCTGGTTTGAAGAAATAAGGCAGCGGCCCGAGGTTGCCTTTATCATTCCTAACACCCGACAGCTTTCGGCAACAATCATCGCCCATGTAAAAGACAAGGAGAAAAAAGAAGAACTTGAACTTATCCCCACAGCCGAAGGGGACCCCTTGATTTTAGAAAATGGCATGCAAGTACCCTATTCGGGAGAATGTGTGTTAACCCAGTACGCCGCCGAAGCCCTGGAAGCAAAAATCGGAGATACCCTGATTGCTACGGCCAGTCGCATTGTCAAAGGTAAATATGAATACGGCTCCGTAGAGCTTCGGGTTGCAGGCATATTACCGTTAAGGGCCAGCGTTCGAAAGTTGATGTATGTTCAACTCCATATCCTGGAAGCCGTTGAACGTTTTAAAGATGGACAGGCAGTCCCTGAGCTCGGTTGGTCGGGAGATATACCTAAAGCCTATCCTCAATATGATGGACTTGTTGTGATAACCCCCCAGGGGTTAGAGGAGGTTCAAAAGCGAGAACTTCTGATCGGAACAGGTTTCACAAAATTTGAGGAATTGAACAACGATACCCTTCTTTCTAAAACAGGTTTTCAAGTATTTCCCGAAATGGGAATTTATTTCCTCTCTACGGCAAGTAAATCGGTGGGAGAAGATAGCATAAAAAACGTAAAGAGGAAGCTATCAGGTAAAAAAGCTTTTGTCTTCCCTTATGTTTCTCCTATTATGGCCCGGCTCGTCGACTCCTCTCAAAAAGAGATGGCTTCTTTAAATCTCTATGCACTCTCTGTGGATCCTAAAAAGGTCGAAGAAATCGGGATCTCACCGGTTCCCCCCTGGGGAGAATCCCAGACCTCAACCCAGGAAATACTTAAAATCATGTTGCCCCCTGACCTGTTCCCAGGTGAAGAAAACCTGTTTCTAAAAGTAATTAAAGAAGATAAATTTCTGATGTTTCCGGTTTCGGTTGTTTCTGAGCGGTCGCCGATAAACGGTATGGCTTTTATCCCCACCGGGCTTGCCGGAATTCTGAGGTTGTATCAATCCAGGGATCTCCATTACGATGAAAATCATAAGGAATTTGTTCTGGCCAGACGAGGGTATGCAAGCTTCCGGATGTATGCCAGGACCATTTATGATGTGGATGGGTTAAGGCAATTTTTTGAAAAACAATCCCTTCCGGTTCAATCTGCCGCAGAAGAGATTCGAAAAGTCATCGAATTAACCACCTATCTGGATCTGATCTTTTGGCTTATTGCGACGGTCGGAATTTCAGGTACGGTGGCCTCGCTCATTGCCAGTCTTTATGCTTCCGTTGAGCGAAAGAAACGGGAACTGGGGGTTTTACGGTTAATCGGTTTGTCCGGAGCCGCCCTGTTTCGCTTCCCCATTTATCAGGGAATCTTACTCGGGATAGGAGGATTCCTGCTGGCCATAACCCTGTTTGGGATCTTCTCTATGCTCATCAATTCCCTTTTTAAACCCCATGTAGAGAGGTTGCTTGGATTTTCATTGAGTACATTAAATGTCCAACAAAATCTCTGCCAGATTCCGATTCTCTATATCCTCGGGGCCTGGATTGGTACCCTTCTGATCGCAGGTTGTGCCGCCATGACGGCTGCTTTCAGAGTAAACCAAATAGAGCCTGCCGAGGCTTTGAGAGATGAATAA
- a CDS encoding SUMF1/EgtB/PvdO family nonheme iron enzyme, whose translation MNNPEKYLPIVFIFILYLFWTISIDAADIYNPKPQNDDFILPMPNQAKMVFRRVFIGKGDKPFALREFKVGDRSGGGFKEFPTSVILGGAFVENNLHNQPDWVYYMGKYEVTEAQYYAVVDPGKAGDSQKPITNISWFEAQEFINKYNLWLFENALDKLPRNDKAVGFLRLPTESEWEFAARGGSEVQPLEFDKKYPYTGPLSKYEWFAGPTSSHGKIKDIGLREPNPLGIHDMLGNVSEMTGSLYQIEYYQGRVGGFVARGGHVHSEESALRSSLRTEIPFYQLNSQGKITQTRQETLGMRLVISSQIFTGLDTNKKLEEAWVEYVKSRATPVQPALTIAPITIKTNAQLADAEDALKRLTDELTALDKSSGVIPPTVWNHLGLLSASFKNIEATVNKAENDSAYAWVKIAAEAAFFINRELKRLPRLQDALKTAESIGRSAQTELIKGRVAETEQNIEGGLTRYGSAFEQLAKIKEDTVNQAFEEYNNYLKLQGADEQIKVNTLVKKHFQEYLRTRRSNKEQWEADLKNL comes from the coding sequence ATGAATAATCCCGAGAAATACCTGCCAATTGTTTTTATTTTTATCCTTTACCTGTTCTGGACGATATCCATAGATGCCGCAGACATTTACAATCCGAAGCCTCAGAACGATGACTTTATTTTACCTATGCCTAACCAGGCAAAGATGGTTTTCCGGCGGGTTTTTATCGGGAAGGGAGATAAACCATTTGCCTTGAGAGAATTCAAAGTTGGGGATAGATCCGGTGGCGGGTTTAAAGAGTTTCCGACCAGTGTGATCCTCGGGGGGGCATTTGTTGAAAATAATCTCCATAATCAGCCGGATTGGGTTTATTATATGGGAAAATATGAAGTCACCGAGGCCCAGTATTATGCCGTTGTGGACCCTGGGAAAGCAGGCGATAGCCAGAAGCCGATAACGAATATTTCCTGGTTTGAGGCCCAGGAGTTCATCAATAAATATAACCTCTGGCTTTTTGAAAACGCCCTGGACAAATTACCTAGAAATGATAAAGCGGTTGGATTTTTGAGGCTACCAACCGAAAGTGAATGGGAGTTTGCAGCCCGGGGTGGAAGTGAAGTTCAGCCCCTTGAGTTTGATAAGAAATATCCCTACACCGGACCCCTCAGCAAATACGAGTGGTTTGCCGGACCGACCTCTTCCCATGGAAAGATAAAGGATATCGGCCTCCGTGAGCCAAATCCTCTAGGTATCCACGATATGTTGGGGAATGTTTCAGAAATGACAGGTTCACTTTATCAAATTGAATATTATCAGGGACGTGTAGGTGGTTTTGTGGCTCGGGGGGGTCACGTCCATTCCGAAGAAAGTGCCCTTCGTTCTTCCTTACGGACCGAAATCCCATTCTATCAACTTAACAGCCAGGGTAAAATAACACAAACCAGACAGGAGACGCTAGGAATGCGCCTTGTAATTTCTTCTCAAATTTTTACCGGCCTGGATACCAATAAAAAACTAGAAGAAGCCTGGGTTGAGTATGTAAAGAGCCGGGCAACCCCCGTTCAGCCGGCTCTGACCATCGCTCCCATTACTATTAAAACCAATGCTCAGCTTGCCGATGCCGAAGATGCTTTGAAACGCTTAACCGATGAATTGACTGCACTGGATAAGTCTTCTGGGGTAATACCACCCACCGTCTGGAACCACTTAGGACTCTTGAGTGCTTCTTTCAAAAATATAGAAGCTACCGTTAACAAAGCAGAAAACGATTCCGCTTATGCCTGGGTAAAAATTGCCGCAGAAGCCGCTTTTTTTATTAACCGGGAATTGAAAAGGCTTCCTCGCCTTCAAGATGCCCTCAAAACCGCAGAAAGTATCGGAAGATCGGCCCAGACAGAACTCATTAAAGGACGGGTTGCCGAAACAGAGCAGAATATCGAAGGGGGATTAACGAGATATGGCAGTGCCTTTGAGCAACTGGCAAAAATCAAAGAAGATACGGTGAATCAAGCCTTTGAAGAATACAATAATTATCTAAAATTACAGGGTGCCGATGAGCAAATTAAGGTCAATACCCTGGTAAAAAAACACTTTCAAGAGTATCTTCGGACCAGAAGATCAAACAAAGAGCAATGGGAAGCCGATCTAAAAAATCTCTGA